One window from the genome of Chiloscyllium plagiosum isolate BGI_BamShark_2017 chromosome 31, ASM401019v2, whole genome shotgun sequence encodes:
- the LOC122565444 gene encoding COUP transcription factor 1-like isoform X1: MAMASSDWGESRDEPKLYPHNGGGGGEESSESPAPSSSQTGGSEPELGDQAVQVDCVVCGDRASGKHYGQFTCEGCKSFFKRSIRRNLSYTCRSNRDCQIDQHHRNQCQYCRLRKCFKVGMKREAVQRGRIPPAQASPGELSLSGGDHLNGGNISGLISLLLRAEPYPTSRFSTQCSQYNLMSIDNICELAARLLFSAVEWARNVPFFHELQISDQVALLRLSWSELFVLNAAQSSLPLHMAPLLAAAGLHSTQMSADRVVSFMDQIRIFQDQVEKLKVLQVDSAEYSCLKAIALYTPDASGLSEPAHIESLQEKVQESLAEYVRCQYPPQPQRFGKLLLRLPALRAVPASLIGQLFFMRLVGKTPIETLIRDMLLSGGSFNWPYMPTQ; this comes from the exons aTGGCGATGGCCTCCAGCGACTGGGGAGAATCCCGGGACGAACCCAAACTGTACCCCCACAACGGGGGCGGGGGCGGCGAGGAATCCTCCGAGAGCCCGGCTCCATCCTCCTCACAGACCGGGGGCAGTGAGCCGGAGCTGGGGGACCAGGCGGTCCAGGTGGACTGTGTGGTGTGCGGGGACCGAGCCAGCGGCAAACACTACGGCCAGTTCACCTGCGAGGGATGCAAGAGCTTCTTCAAGAGGAGTATCCGGAGGAACCTCTCCTACACCTGCAGGTCAAACCGGGACTGTCAGATTGACCAGCACCACAGGAACCAGTGCCAGTACTGCCGCCTCCGAAAGTGCTTCAAAGTGGGCATGAAGCGAGAAG CAGTCCAACGAGGCAGGATTCCACCAGCGCAGGCCAGCCCCGGGGAGCTCTCGCTGTCTGGGGGAGACCACCTGAATGGAGGCAATATCTCGGGACTTATCTCCCTGCTGCTGAGAGCAGAGCCGTACCCCACATCTCGCTTCAGTACCCAGTGCAGCCAGTACAACCTCATGAGCATTGACAACATCTGTGAGCTGGCAGCCAGGCTGCTGTTCAGCGCCGTGGAGTGGGCCAGGAACGTCCCGTTCTTCCATGAGCTACAGATCTCCGACCAGGTGGCACTGCTGCGGCTGAGCTGGAGTGAGCTGTTTGTGCTGAATGCCGCCCAGTCGTCCCTTCCTCTTCACATGGCTCCCCTCCTGGCAGCCGCTGGCCTCCACTCCACGCAGATGTCTGCGGATCGAGTGGTTAGCTTCATGGACCAGATCCGAATCTTCCAGGACCAGGTGGAAAAGCTCAAGGTTTTGCAGGTCGACTCTGCCGAGTACAGTTGCCTGAAGGCCATTGCCCTGTACACGCCAG ACGCCTCTGGTCTCTCCGAACCTGCACACATTGAGAGCTTGCAGGAGAAGGTTCAGGAGTCACTGGCTGAGTATGTACGATGTCAGTACCCTCCGCAGCCCCAGCGCTTTGGTAAGCTGCTCTTACGACTCCCGGCATTACGGGCAGTGCCGGCCTCCCTCATTGGACAACTCTTCTTTATGAGGCTGGTGGGCAAGACACCCATCGAGACCCTAATCAGAGACATGCTCCTGTCTGGAGGTTCCTTCAACTGGCCTTACATGCCAACTCAATGA
- the LOC122565444 gene encoding COUP transcription factor 1-like isoform X3 produces the protein MAMASSDWGESRDEPKLYPHNGGGGGEESSESPAPSSSQTGGSEPELGDQAVQVDCVVCGDRASGKHYGQFTCEGCKSFFKRSIRRNLSYTCRSNRDCQIDQHHRNQCQYCRLRKCFKVGMKREAVQRGRIPPAQASPGELSLSGGDHLNGGNISGLISLLLRAEPYPTSRFSTQCSQYNLMSIDNICELAARLLFSAVEWARNVPFFHELQISDQVALLRLSWSELFVLNAAQSSLPLHMAPLLAAAGLHSTQMSADRVVSFMDQIRIFQDQVEKLKVLQVDSAEYSCLKAIALYTPDAARPVEFLQLFLLIFFLHQVVSAP, from the exons aTGGCGATGGCCTCCAGCGACTGGGGAGAATCCCGGGACGAACCCAAACTGTACCCCCACAACGGGGGCGGGGGCGGCGAGGAATCCTCCGAGAGCCCGGCTCCATCCTCCTCACAGACCGGGGGCAGTGAGCCGGAGCTGGGGGACCAGGCGGTCCAGGTGGACTGTGTGGTGTGCGGGGACCGAGCCAGCGGCAAACACTACGGCCAGTTCACCTGCGAGGGATGCAAGAGCTTCTTCAAGAGGAGTATCCGGAGGAACCTCTCCTACACCTGCAGGTCAAACCGGGACTGTCAGATTGACCAGCACCACAGGAACCAGTGCCAGTACTGCCGCCTCCGAAAGTGCTTCAAAGTGGGCATGAAGCGAGAAG CAGTCCAACGAGGCAGGATTCCACCAGCGCAGGCCAGCCCCGGGGAGCTCTCGCTGTCTGGGGGAGACCACCTGAATGGAGGCAATATCTCGGGACTTATCTCCCTGCTGCTGAGAGCAGAGCCGTACCCCACATCTCGCTTCAGTACCCAGTGCAGCCAGTACAACCTCATGAGCATTGACAACATCTGTGAGCTGGCAGCCAGGCTGCTGTTCAGCGCCGTGGAGTGGGCCAGGAACGTCCCGTTCTTCCATGAGCTACAGATCTCCGACCAGGTGGCACTGCTGCGGCTGAGCTGGAGTGAGCTGTTTGTGCTGAATGCCGCCCAGTCGTCCCTTCCTCTTCACATGGCTCCCCTCCTGGCAGCCGCTGGCCTCCACTCCACGCAGATGTCTGCGGATCGAGTGGTTAGCTTCATGGACCAGATCCGAATCTTCCAGGACCAGGTGGAAAAGCTCAAGGTTTTGCAGGTCGACTCTGCCGAGTACAGTTGCCTGAAGGCCATTGCCCTGTACACGCCAG atgctgccagacctgttgagtttctccaactctttctgcttattttttttttacaccagGTGGTTTCAGCTCCCTGA
- the LOC122565444 gene encoding COUP transcription factor 1-like isoform X2, which yields MAMASSDWGESRDEPKLYPHNGGGGGEESSESPAPSSSQTGGSEPELGDQAVQVDCVVCGDRASGKHYGQFTCEGCKSFFKRSIRRNLSYTCRSNRDCQIDQHHRNQCQYCRLRKCFKVGMKREAVQRGRIPPAQASPGELSLSGGDHLNGGNISGLISLLLRAEPYPTSRFSTQCSQYNLMSIDNICELAARLLFSAVEWARNVPFFHELQISDQVALLRLSWSELFVLNAAQSSLPLHMAPLLAAAGLHSTQMSADRVVSFMDQIRIFQDQVEKLKVLQVDSAEYSCLKAIALYTPGGFSSLNCWSRNIVPVISSLSTPLVSPNLHTLRACRRRFRSHWLSMYDVSTLRSPSALVSCSYDSRHYGQCRPPSLDNSSL from the exons aTGGCGATGGCCTCCAGCGACTGGGGAGAATCCCGGGACGAACCCAAACTGTACCCCCACAACGGGGGCGGGGGCGGCGAGGAATCCTCCGAGAGCCCGGCTCCATCCTCCTCACAGACCGGGGGCAGTGAGCCGGAGCTGGGGGACCAGGCGGTCCAGGTGGACTGTGTGGTGTGCGGGGACCGAGCCAGCGGCAAACACTACGGCCAGTTCACCTGCGAGGGATGCAAGAGCTTCTTCAAGAGGAGTATCCGGAGGAACCTCTCCTACACCTGCAGGTCAAACCGGGACTGTCAGATTGACCAGCACCACAGGAACCAGTGCCAGTACTGCCGCCTCCGAAAGTGCTTCAAAGTGGGCATGAAGCGAGAAG CAGTCCAACGAGGCAGGATTCCACCAGCGCAGGCCAGCCCCGGGGAGCTCTCGCTGTCTGGGGGAGACCACCTGAATGGAGGCAATATCTCGGGACTTATCTCCCTGCTGCTGAGAGCAGAGCCGTACCCCACATCTCGCTTCAGTACCCAGTGCAGCCAGTACAACCTCATGAGCATTGACAACATCTGTGAGCTGGCAGCCAGGCTGCTGTTCAGCGCCGTGGAGTGGGCCAGGAACGTCCCGTTCTTCCATGAGCTACAGATCTCCGACCAGGTGGCACTGCTGCGGCTGAGCTGGAGTGAGCTGTTTGTGCTGAATGCCGCCCAGTCGTCCCTTCCTCTTCACATGGCTCCCCTCCTGGCAGCCGCTGGCCTCCACTCCACGCAGATGTCTGCGGATCGAGTGGTTAGCTTCATGGACCAGATCCGAATCTTCCAGGACCAGGTGGAAAAGCTCAAGGTTTTGCAGGTCGACTCTGCCGAGTACAGTTGCCTGAAGGCCATTGCCCTGTACACGCCAG GTGGTTTCAGCTCCCTGAATTGTTGGTCCAGGAACATAGTCCCCGTTATTTCATCTCTTTCA ACGCCTCTGGTCTCTCCGAACCTGCACACATTGAGAGCTTGCAGGAGAAGGTTCAGGAGTCACTGGCTGAGTATGTACGATGTCAGTACCCTCCGCAGCCCCAGCGCTTTGGTAAGCTGCTCTTACGACTCCCGGCATTACGGGCAGTGCCGGCCTCCCTCATTGGACAACTCTTCTTTATGA